The window GTTCGCCCGCGTCGGCCTGGGAGGCGCGGAGCCGTTCGTTTTCTATAACCAGTCCCGCAGTGTGCTCCGCGGATACAATGCACGGCGCGAGCAGGCGGCCGAGGGCCACCAGATACTGCAGGTCGTCTTCTTCGTAGACCCCGTTCGGGGTTTCCGTCACCACGGCGAGCGCGCCGATGGATTTGCCGCCGACCGAAAGGGGAGCCGCCATCGACGTACGCACCTGGCGCGAACCTGGCACGCCCGAAGCCTCCGGCACCAGGAGGCCGCGGTTTTCCGTGAAGGCCTGCACCATCAGGCGCATGGATTTCTCAAAGGCGGGCCCCTCCTCCGCGTCGCTGCCGGGCAGGATGCGAAATCCCGTCCCCGAAAAGCGCAGGCGCGCCGCCCACGCGGCCTGGGGGTGAAATCGTTCGTCCACCGCCCGGCGGATGCAGCGGGCCATGTCATCGACCCCCGTTGCTTCGCTGAAAACCAGCGCCAGATTAAAGAGTTCCACCAGATCTTGCAGCGATTCGATCCGGCGCGACACGTCGTGGCCCTTCTGGGGACCGCCGAAATACACGGCGTCCTCCACGCCCAGCACGTGCGTTTTCAAATCGGGGGTCTGGGGGGAGAAGGAGCCCGAACTCTGGGCGGCACTGCTGATTAGAAGGGTCGTAAAACCCACGGTGAGCGAATCCCCCGGGCGGATCGTCGTATCCTGGGTCACCACGTCCCCATTCAGCAGGGTCACGCTCCGGTCGCTCAAATGGCGCAGGTGCAACACGCCGCCCTCAACACAGAGCTCGCACTGGTTGCGCGAAACCGCCGAATCGCCCGCGATGACCACGTCGCAATCCGAAGAACGTCCCAGGCGGTAGAACCCTTCGGTCAGGGCCCACGTGGCGCCCCGCGACGCGCCCTGCTGTACCGTAACATGAAACATGCTGAACTCCGCTTGCCTGGCCCGTCGCGCTCGGGTGCCCTGCGCACCCACCCGGGGGCCACTTCCAGGTTACCCGTGCTACGCTGCGGCGCCATGGTAGCACATTTGTCTCTATTTGGAAACTTTTGGGTCTCCAAATTGAGATTAGGCTCGTTTTAGAGACAGGTCGTGCTGCGTCCGGCTCGGGCATCGGAATCATCTAAGGCAATTCTTATCAATAGGTTAGGTGTATTTGTCAGCCGCGCATGATTCTTGGCAAGCGAATTGCTTAATCCACTCCGTGGTCAACAATGATCGTGCAAGCCACGAAAGAGATCGTGAAAAAATAAACGTTGAGGAAAATACCATGAAGAGTTCCCTGCTCCCCACAACGCAGCCCGCCCGCGAGCATACCCCCCGGCCTGCGGCGTACAGGACCCAGCGCACCCGCTCCATCCTGCCCGGCGAGACCGTCTATCTCGACGGAAACGCATTGCTCAATCCCACAGCCATGGGCAGCGGGGTTCAGTTCGCGTGGCGCTTCGCACGGGTGCCGGAAGGAAGCCGGGCCCTGTTGATGAAGGCGGACACCTGTCGGGCAAGCTTCGTACCCGATGTCGCGGGACGCTATCTCGTGCGCCTCGAAGCACGCACCCCGGCGGGCGCGCTGCGCTTCGTCAAAGAGGTGCGCGTGAGCCGCGATGAGATGACTCCGGTGGCCGTCGCCAAGGCAGAATCCGCCCTCGTGATGACCGGTGCGCCGATCCGGCTCAGCGCGGCCTCCACCGAGAATCCCGTAGCGGGAAGCCTGTCATACGACTGGCGGATCACGTCGGCCCCCGCCGGCAGCATCGCCATGCTGAGTTACGCCGCCTCCGAAGACCCGATGATTTTTCCCGACCTGGAAGGTCGCTACGAGGTGTCCCTCTCCGTGCGTAACGCCGCGGGCATGGGCACGACCGACACGGTGAGCATCAACGTGGTATCGCCCCGCTCCCTGACCAGGTTGACCGAGGTGAGTGCCGCCACCGGGCCCGACGGGCTCAATTTTGGCCGGACCTATTCCGCCGCCGAATTGAACGCGCTGGTGCGCGCGGTGCGGATTACCACCCGCCGCCCCGGGGCCGACCGCACCGGCGCCCAACCGGAGATCGGCGGACAGGATACCCACCGCACCGAGGCCTCCCGCGGCGCGACTTCGCCCCGCTTCGCCTCGTTGGTGGGGCACATTCGCATGTTGCTTCGCGACGGCGTGGATTCCATAGCCCGGCAAGTGGAGTCCTCCCATGACTTCCACCAGCCGGCGGTTTCCCGCCGTTAATACACCCCCCGGCGCTCCGTGGAACCTCCCGCCGCGGAGCGCCACCCTCTTTTTACGCTCCGCGCGCCAGCAGGGCCTCCGATTCGGCCTTGAGCGCCTGCAGGCTCTCATCCGCACCGGGCGACAGCGCGTCCATCACAGCAACGGCCTGGTCGTGTAGCTCCCGGGCTTTCTCCAGACTGCCGAGTTCCACATGGCATCGCGCCGCGCTAAACAGATCCTGGACGTGGGCCGGGCCTTTCGTCTCAAGCGTTATGGCGCGCATCAGCGCATCAAGCGCGGGTTGGAATTCTTTCCGCACCAGGCGCACCGCCGCGAGGGCCCGCCA is drawn from Candidatus Hydrogenedentota bacterium and contains these coding sequences:
- a CDS encoding sigma 54-interacting transcriptional regulator; this encodes MFHVTVQQGASRGATWALTEGFYRLGRSSDCDVVIAGDSAVSRNQCELCVEGGVLHLRHLSDRSVTLLNGDVVTQDTTIRPGDSLTVGFTTLLISSAAQSSGSFSPQTPDLKTHVLGVEDAVYFGGPQKGHDVSRRIESLQDLVELFNLALVFSEATGVDDMARCIRRAVDERFHPQAAWAARLRFSGTGFRILPGSDAEEGPAFEKSMRLMVQAFTENRGLLVPEASGVPGSRQVRTSMAAPLSVGGKSIGALAVVTETPNGVYEEDDLQYLVALGRLLAPCIVSAEHTAGLVIENERLRASQADAGELVGTSRAMAEVRTQLKQAAGSRLSVLILGESGTGKELAARYVHRLSPVSDGPCIAVNCAAIPPELLESELFGHEKGAFTGAAGRRIGLVEQAQGGTLFLDEIGDLSLENQARLLRVLEDGSFRRLGGRDEIQVTFRLIAATNMDVADLVAQGKFRSDLYHRINTFEVIIPPLRERPSDIPVLVEHFLNLAQSHANRPLRGIDTEAMEMLKRASWAGNVRELRNAIYRAVHVAQDDVLTSSDFAPRKERSPAAAGATPMISIDEAEKRHIAAVLHACGGDVDKAGPILGVARSTLYKKIKKFDIS